The following nucleotide sequence is from Herpetosiphonaceae bacterium.
TTGAGGCCCTCACCCCCGGCCCTGCGGGGCCGCCCCCTTCCCCACGCTCAGGCGGGCCTCCGCCTTCGCCGTGATAGGAGAGGGGGAGAATCTTTGCCCGGTTCTTTGCTCTTTGTTCTTTGCTCTTTGTTCTTTGCTCTTTGTTCTTTGTTCTTCGGGTATGACATACGCCACCAGCCGCCGATCGCCTGCCGAATCCTCGCGCGCCAGCACCACCGCCTCGCGCACGCCCGGCTCATCCAGCAGCGCTGCCTCGATCTCGCCCGGCTCGATGCGCAGGCCACGGATCTTGATCTGATGATCGATGCGCCCAAGGTATTCAATCGCGCCGTTCTCCTGAAACCTGGCGCGATCTCCGGTGCGGTACAGGCGCGCGCCAGGAACGGCGGAGAAGGGATCGGGCACGAACCGCTCGCCGGTCAGCGCTGGCTGCTGATGGTAGCCACGACCAACGCCGACACCGCCGATGTAGATCTCGCCCGCCACGCCCGGCGGCACGGGTAGCCCATGACGATCGCAGATGTAGATCCGCGTATTGGCGATCGGACGACCGATCGGCACCGTCCGCTGGTCGGGATCGCGCCGACAGGGCCAAAAGGTGACATCGACCGCCGCTTCGGTCGGGCCGTACAGGTTATGCAGCTCGGCGTCGAGCTGCATGAAGAAGCGCGCTTGCAGCTCGACGGAGAGCGCCTCGCCGCTACAGATCACGCGGCGCAGACAGGTGCAGGTGGCGCTCGCTGGCTCCTCCAGGAAGATCTGGAGCATGGGCGGCACAAAGTGGATCGTGCTGATCTGCTGCGCCGCGATCAGCTCGGCGAGATAGGCCGGATCGCGGTGTCCATCCGGTCGGGCGACGACCAGACCCGCCCCGGCCAGCAGCGGCCAGAAAAACTCCCAGACCGACACGTCGAAGCTGAACGGTGTTTTTTGCAGCACCCGATCGCTGGCGTCGAGCCGGTAAGCATCCTGCATCCACAGCAGCCGATTGACGATCGCGCGGTGGGTGTTGAGCGCGCCCTTGGGCTGTCCCGTCGAGCCTGAGGTGTAGATTATATAGGCCAGATGATCGGGCGTTACGGCGCTCGTCACGCGCTCCGTGCTGGCGCGCTCGATCGTCGTCCAATCGCCGTCGACAGAGACGACGCTTGCCGGCAGGACAGGCAGGCCCGACAGAAGGCGCTGCTGGGTCAAAAGCACGTCCGCCTCGGCATCCAGAAGCATAAACCGCTGTCGCTCCTGCGGATACGTCGGGTCGATCGGAACATACGCGCCGCCTGCTTTGAGCACCGCCAGCAGGGCGATCACCAGCTCCGGCGAGCGCTCCATGCAGACGGCGACGCGAACGTCGGGACCAACGCCCAGCGCTTGCAGATGGCGGGCAAGCTGGTTCGCTCGGCTATCAAGCTCACGGTAGGTCAAGGACTGATCTTCAAAGCGGACCGCCATCGCCTGCGGCGTGCGATCGACCTGCGCCTCGCAAAGCTGATGCAGACACACGTGGTCGGGGTACGGAACCTCGGTCGCGTTCCAGATCTCGAAGATCTGCCGACGCTCATGCTCCGTCAGCAGCGGAAACGACGCGATCGGCTGATCGGGATTGGAGACGACCGCCTGAAGCACGAGCTGAAGATGCGCAAGCAGCCGCTCGATCGTCGCCGCGTCGAAGATGTCGGTGCTATACTCTACCGTCCCGGCCAGACCTTCGGCGCGCTGCTCAAGCGAGATCCAG
It contains:
- a CDS encoding amino acid adenylation domain-containing protein: NRTRAEIEGLIGFFTNTLVLRTRLTGSPTLREVIRRARQVCLEAYAHQDLPFEHLVEQLQPDRDLSRNPLFQVMLVLQNAPIPTIETPGLILSPVEAHSGTAKFDLWISLEQRAEGLAGTVEYSTDIFDAATIERLLAHLQLVLQAVVSNPDQPIASFPLLTEHERRQIFEIWNATEVPYPDHVCLHQLCEAQVDRTPQAMAVRFEDQSLTYRELDSRANQLARHLQALGVGPDVRVAVCMERSPELVIALLAVLKAGGAYVPIDPTYPQERQRFMLLDAEADVLLTQQRLLSGLPVLPASVVSVDGDWTTIERASTERVTSAVTPDHLAYIIYTSGSTGQPKGALNTHRAIVNRLLWMQDAYRLDASDRVLQKTPFSFDVSVWEFFWPLLAGAGLVVARPDGHRDPAYLAELIAAQQISTIHFVPPMLQIFLEEPASATCTCLRRVICSGEALSVELQARFFMQLDAELHNLYGPTEAAVDVTFWPCRRDPDQRTVPIGRPIANTRIYICDRHGLPVPPGVAGEIYIGGVGVGRGYHQQPALTGERFVPDPFSAVPGARLYRTGDRARFQENGAIEYLGRIDHQIKIRGLRIEPGEIEAALLDEPGVREAVVLAREDSAGDRRLVAYVIPEEQRTKSKEQRAKNKEQRTGQRFSPSPITAKAEARLSVGKGAAPQGRG